TCAGGTCGGATCGAGCCACAGCTTCAACAGCGAGCTCGACGGCTGCAACGGCAACCGGTCGGCGAGCTGGGCCTACGAGATCGGAAGCGGAGTCACGATCATGTCCTACGCCGGCCTGTGCGGCGCCGAGAACGTGATCAACGACGACATCGACGTGTTCAACTCGGGATCCCAGCAGCAGATCACCAATCGCATCATCTCCACCAGCTCGTGCGGGACGACCGAGCCGACCGGCAATTCGCTGCCCGTGATCGACCTCCTGCCCACGCTGACGATCCCCCGTGAAACCGCCTTCGAACTCACCGCGAACGTCACCGACGCCGACAGCGATGACCTGACCTACAGCTGGGAACAGCACGACCTCGGTCCGGCCAGCCCGCCGGTCGATCCCACCGACGGGCCGACCTTCCGGAACTTCGAGCCCGTGCCCGAGACCTCCCGGTCCTTCCCCCGGTACAACGCGTATCGTCGGGGAACGGTCACCCCCTGGGAGTTCCTGCCGACCGTCGACCGGCAGATGACCTTCCGGCTGCTCGTGCGCGACAACAACCCGAACGGCGGCGCCGTGGTCTGGAGCACGCAGTTCATCAACGTCAGCGGTGAGCCCTTCCGCGTGCTCGCCCCGAACGGCGGCGAGACCTTCGAGGCCGGCACCGAGATCACGGTGACCTGGGACGCCGGCGGAAGTGTGGCCGACGAGGTGAGGATCCTCACCTCCGCCGACGCCGGAGTCACCTGGACCGAGGCCATCGCCGCCACGGCCAACGACGGCCAGGCCAACATCCTGTCTCCCTGCACCGCCACCGACGAGGGGCGCATCCGCATCGAGGGAGTCGGCAACGTCTTCTTCGACATCAGCGACGCTGACTTCGTCACCACCGCAGAGACCACGCCGCCGACCATCGAGTGCCCGGCCACCTTCACGATCACGACCAACGACGAGTCCGGCGTGCCGAACGACGACCCGGCCCTGCAGCCCTTCTTCGATGCCGTGACGGTGTCCGACAACTGCGACGAATCGGTCACACCGAACTTCCTGCTGCCCCCCACGCTGGTGATCGGGGACAACAACGTCGCCACCACGGCGACGGACGCGGCCGGGAATCTGGGAGTGTGCTCGACCACGCTGACGGTCGAGCTCGACACGGCGACGAGTGCTCCGGGCGCCGGGCGGCCGCGGACGGGCTTCGTCTCGGTCGCACCGAACCCCTTCAATCCCCGGGCCACGGTCCTCTTCGAACTGTCCCGCGCACAGGACGTGCGTCTCGACGTGATCGACGCGCGCGGGCGCAGGA
The genomic region above belongs to Candidatus Krumholzibacteriia bacterium and contains:
- a CDS encoding zinc-dependent metalloprotease family protein → YINEFSVRFELVAMNVYTDPATDPFPNGGVLNSTLLIQNDQALDSEIGTNSYDLGHIISVNPGNPAGGLAFVGVQCNSSFKGAGGTLLGSASTGAVYPIMIHEVGHQVGSSHSFNSELDGCNGNRSASWAYEIGSGVTIMSYAGLCGAENVINDDIDVFNSGSQQQITNRIISTSSCGTTEPTGNSLPVIDLLPTLTIPRETAFELTANVTDADSDDLTYSWEQHDLGPASPPVDPTDGPTFRNFEPVPETSRSFPRYNAYRRGTVTPWEFLPTVDRQMTFRLLVRDNNPNGGAVVWSTQFINVSGEPFRVLAPNGGETFEAGTEITVTWDAGGSVADEVRILTSADAGVTWTEAIAATANDGQANILSPCTATDEGRIRIEGVGNVFFDISDADFVTTAETTPPTIECPATFTITTNDESGVPNDDPALQPFFDAVTVSDNCDESVTPNFLLPPTLVIGDNNVATTATDAAGNLGVCSTTLTVELDTATSAPGAGRPRTGFVSVAPNPFNPRATVLFELSRAQDVRLDVIDARGRRIDTLARGSRPAGRHELVWNGTGSDGDQVPSGVYFLVLQTDEGRFTERAVLLK